One genomic window of Diospyros lotus cultivar Yz01 chromosome 8, ASM1463336v1, whole genome shotgun sequence includes the following:
- the LOC127808779 gene encoding pathogen-related protein-like, whose translation MASLPLSSLDKYRSHLNGEEEQNTQWRFGAPPNYDTVNKLFEEGRTKVWPAGSLEERVQNLVKSWEMEIFHKTSFDDNKTLDPNKYTVSLNGRKAITLEEKRKLGGGYNSLLQTSLPEKFRCYNPAEETEDSSHIAFTTAFPRGFALEVVQVYSGPPVIVYKFRHWGFMEGPFKGHAPTGEMVELYGMAIFELDEQSNKIVKIEFFYDRGELLGGLTKGEASDDSTKEVPSSCPILKNTG comes from the exons ATGGCATCATTACCATTATCATCATTGGACAAGTACAGATCTCACTTGAATGGAGAGGAAGAGCAGAACACACAGTGGAGGTTTGGTGCTCCTCCCAACTATGACACTGTGAACAAGCTCTTTGAGGAAGGCAGAACAAAG GTATGGCCTGCTGGTTCACTTGAAGAGAGAGTTCAGAACCTTGTGAAAAGCTGGGAAATGGAAATATTCCACAAGAcaagttttgatgataataaaacacttGATCCCAACAAGTACACAGTCAGCCTCAATG GAAGGAAAGCTATAACACTGGAAGAGAAAAGGAAGCTGGGGGGAGGCTACAATTCACTGCTCCAAACCTCTCTGCCGGAGAAGTTCAGGTGCTATAACCCGGCTGAGGAAACAGAGGATTCTTCACACATAGCATTCACAACAGCTTTTCCTCGGGGCTTTGCCCTCGAGGTTGTTCAGGTGTATTCGGGGCCACCGGTGATTGTTTACAAGTTCAGGCACTGGGGCTTCATGGAGGGACCTTTCAAAGGGCATGCCCCAACGGGGGAAATGGTAGAGCTTTATGGAATGGCCATTTTTGAG TTGGATGAACAATCGAATAAGATCGTGAAAATCGAGTTCTTTTATGATCGCGGAGAGTTGCTGGGAGGACTTACTAAGGGTGAAGCGTCCGATGACTCCACGAAAGAGGTTCCTTCAAGCTGCCCCATACTGAAGAACACAGGGTAG